Proteins found in one Streptococcus iniae genomic segment:
- a CDS encoding WXG100 family type VII secretion target yields the protein MAQIKLTPEELRTSAQKYTSGSQQVTDVLNLLTQEQAVISENWEGSAFDSFEAQFSELTPKIQQFAQLLEDINQQLLKVADIVEQTDADIASQING from the coding sequence ATGGCACAAATTAAATTAACTCCAGAAGAACTTCGCACATCAGCTCAAAAATACACATCAGGATCTCAACAAGTCACAGATGTGCTTAATTTATTGACACAAGAACAAGCTGTTATTTCCGAAAATTGGGAAGGGTCAGCTTTTGATAGCTTTGAAGCACAATTCAGTGAATTGACACCAAAAATTCAACAATTTGCACAACTTTTAGAAGATATCAACCAACAATTATTGAAAGTTGCAGATATTGTGGAACAAACAGATGCTGATATTGCTTCACAAATTAATGGCTAA
- a CDS encoding prolyl-tRNA synthetase associated domain-containing protein codes for MSLYTAVENCLNELGIDFQVVAHEPALTTEQADAFIEGIEGVRTKTMFLTNKKKTQYYLLIMDDQKLLDMERFKDLVGANRIRMASAESLYAKMLLPPGIVSPFGLLNNEDHDILVYFDKAIMDEERMSFHPNTNDKTIFLKTTDLLAFLEAIDYQVTIIDL; via the coding sequence ATGTCTCTTTACACAGCTGTAGAAAACTGTTTGAACGAGTTAGGAATTGACTTTCAAGTGGTGGCGCATGAGCCTGCTTTAACCACTGAACAGGCGGATGCTTTTATCGAGGGAATTGAAGGCGTCCGTACAAAGACTATGTTTTTGACAAATAAAAAGAAAACTCAGTATTATCTGCTTATCATGGATGATCAAAAACTGTTAGACATGGAGCGTTTCAAAGATTTAGTCGGTGCAAATAGAATTCGAATGGCTTCTGCGGAAAGTTTATATGCGAAAATGCTTTTGCCACCCGGGATAGTGTCACCATTTGGTTTATTGAACAATGAAGACCACGATATCCTTGTTTATTTTGATAAGGCTATTATGGATGAGGAACGAATGAGTTTTCACCCTAACACCAATGACAAAACTATCTTTTTAAAGACGACAGATTTGTTAGCCTTTTTAGAAGCCATTGATTATCAAGTTACCATTATCGACTTATAA
- a CDS encoding FAD-containing oxidoreductase, producing the protein MEKYDLLVIGFGKAGKTLAGKFAKLGKKVALIEKDSSMYGGTCINIGCIPTKTLIQAAEENKTFQEAMQLKDAVTSRLNQKNKAVLEMSGATLYNGSAYFRSNHVVDVRNNGQVETIEAQTIIINTGATSNAFPIPGLLESNHVYDSTGIQRLDKQPARLGIIGGGNIGLEFASLYAKLGTKVTVFDTAPAILSRSDETVAKLAQEYMEEDGITFKLSSQILKVENKGEQVAINLEDGVYDCDAVLYALGRKPAVDQLGLENTDIALTERGAIKVNDYLQTTVPTVYAVGDVHGGLQFTYTSLDDSRIVYNHLTKGRNYSLKDRKNVPTSTFINPPLSEVGMTEKMAKEEGIAYKSNELLVSGMPRGHVDNKLRGIFKVIVSTENDQILGASLFSQESHELINMIKMAMDNKIPYTYFKENIFTHPTMAENLNDVFNF; encoded by the coding sequence ATGGAAAAATATGATTTATTAGTCATTGGTTTTGGTAAAGCTGGTAAAACACTAGCTGGTAAATTTGCAAAACTTGGGAAAAAAGTTGCATTAATTGAAAAAGACAGCTCCATGTATGGTGGCACCTGTATCAATATTGGCTGTATTCCGACAAAAACCTTAATTCAAGCAGCTGAGGAAAATAAAACTTTCCAAGAAGCTATGCAATTAAAAGATGCCGTAACGTCACGGCTTAATCAAAAAAATAAGGCTGTTTTGGAAATGTCGGGGGCGACATTATACAATGGTTCTGCATATTTTAGGTCTAATCATGTTGTTGATGTTAGAAATAATGGCCAAGTGGAAACAATAGAAGCGCAAACCATTATTATCAACACGGGTGCAACATCAAATGCTTTTCCAATTCCAGGTTTGCTAGAGAGTAATCATGTTTATGACAGTACAGGTATTCAAAGATTAGACAAACAACCTGCTCGTCTAGGAATTATTGGTGGTGGAAATATTGGTCTTGAATTTGCAAGCCTTTATGCAAAGTTGGGAACGAAAGTAACCGTTTTTGATACTGCGCCAGCTATTTTAAGCCGCTCAGATGAAACAGTGGCCAAGTTAGCACAAGAATACATGGAAGAAGATGGTATTACCTTTAAGCTGTCTAGTCAGATTCTTAAGGTGGAAAATAAAGGAGAACAAGTCGCTATTAACTTAGAAGATGGTGTTTATGACTGTGACGCTGTCTTGTATGCATTAGGGCGTAAACCAGCAGTTGATCAACTAGGTCTTGAAAATACTGATATTGCTCTGACAGAGCGTGGTGCTATCAAGGTTAATGATTATTTGCAAACGACTGTTCCTACTGTTTATGCTGTTGGTGATGTTCACGGTGGTTTGCAGTTTACTTACACGTCATTAGATGATTCAAGAATTGTATACAATCACTTGACCAAAGGACGTAACTACAGCCTTAAAGACCGCAAAAATGTTCCAACATCGACCTTTATTAACCCACCTTTATCTGAAGTGGGCATGACAGAAAAAATGGCTAAAGAAGAAGGTATTGCTTATAAGAGTAATGAATTATTAGTTTCTGGAATGCCGAGAGGACATGTGGATAACAAGTTGCGTGGCATCTTTAAGGTTATTGTCAGCACAGAAAATGACCAGATTTTAGGGGCAAGCCTCTTTTCACAAGAATCACATGAGCTCATCAACATGATTAAAATGGCAATGGATAATAAAATCCCTTACACTTACTTTAAAGAAAACATTTTTACCCATCCAACAATGGCTGAAAATTTAAATGATGTCTTCAATTTTTAA
- a CDS encoding TetR/AcrR family transcriptional regulator encodes MKEVKNSIAMKSRQELIQALLRLMKNNNYQLITVSEISDEAQLSRRTFYRIYDSKNDILEDIFYQLSEDYKAFLQKEKHYSFDLMVGKYFEFWEMHMTLLTIILEQGLFYQLIKEINRHLPRIYEEIKGEKCQCHASFDKSLTLMACSGALWNILKLWVSFDTRPRPIEMVNYIKNTVSSINNSIQSKGN; translated from the coding sequence ATGAAAGAAGTCAAAAATAGCATTGCGATGAAATCAAGACAAGAGTTAATTCAAGCTTTATTAAGATTGATGAAAAATAATAATTATCAGTTAATTACTGTTAGTGAAATTAGTGATGAAGCTCAATTATCACGCAGAACATTCTATCGCATTTATGATTCTAAAAATGATATTTTGGAAGATATTTTCTATCAACTGTCAGAAGACTATAAGGCCTTTTTACAAAAAGAAAAACACTACTCATTTGACTTAATGGTTGGTAAGTATTTTGAGTTTTGGGAAATGCATATGACCCTGTTAACAATTATTTTAGAACAAGGTCTTTTTTACCAACTGATTAAAGAAATTAACCGTCATTTGCCAAGAATTTATGAAGAAATTAAAGGCGAAAAGTGTCAATGCCACGCGAGTTTTGACAAAAGTCTGACGCTTATGGCTTGTTCCGGTGCACTTTGGAATATTCTCAAATTATGGGTATCCTTTGATACCAGGCCAAGACCTATTGAAATGGTCAACTACATAAAAAACACCGTCAGTAGCATTAATAACAGCATACAAAGTAAAGGCAATTAA
- a CDS encoding Nramp family divalent metal transporter: MTTLQTHTKKTNRLLDYANGPSLEEINGSIEVPKNLSFFKTLLAYSGPGALVAVGYMDPGNWSTSITGGQNFHYLLMSIILMSSLIAMLLQYMSAKLGLVTQMDLAQAIRARTSKQLGIMLWILTELAIMATDIAEVIGGAIALYLLFHIPLGIAVLITVFDVLLLLLLTKIGFRKIESLVVALILVIFLVFTYQVALSHPAWGEIAKGLLPHSEAFSTAHTVNGQTPLSGALGIIGATVMPHNLYLHSSIVQSRKLNHNKKEDIARAIRFSTLDSNIQLTVAFFVNALLLIMGVAVFKTGSVKDPSFFGLFDSLSNPNLMSNSILAHVASSGILSFLFAIALLASGQNSTITGTLTGQIIMEGFIHMKVPIWFRRLITRLISVIPVIICVLLTSGKSTVEEHIAINNLMNNSQVFLAFALPFSMLPLLIFTNSKSDMTEDFKNSWLIKTLGWFSVISLIFLNMKGLPNQIEGFLGDHPNHHQLLIADTIAYGMIVAVLLILIWTIYELYKGNKLYQMAQAH, from the coding sequence GTGACAACTTTACAAACACACACCAAAAAAACAAACCGTTTACTAGATTACGCAAATGGGCCTTCACTGGAAGAAATTAATGGAAGCATTGAAGTGCCTAAGAACCTAAGCTTTTTCAAAACATTGTTGGCTTACTCAGGACCTGGTGCATTGGTTGCTGTTGGTTATATGGATCCCGGCAATTGGTCAACCTCTATTACCGGGGGACAAAATTTCCACTATTTATTGATGTCAATCATCCTAATGTCTAGCTTAATTGCTATGTTACTGCAATACATGTCTGCTAAACTTGGACTAGTTACACAAATGGACCTTGCACAAGCCATCCGAGCACGAACAAGTAAACAACTCGGCATCATGCTATGGATTCTAACCGAACTTGCCATTATGGCAACAGATATTGCTGAAGTGATTGGCGGAGCTATTGCCCTTTACTTATTATTTCATATCCCTCTTGGAATTGCCGTCTTAATCACTGTCTTTGATGTCTTACTCTTACTCTTGTTGACCAAAATCGGCTTTCGAAAAATTGAATCTTTAGTTGTCGCCTTAATTTTAGTCATCTTTTTAGTTTTTACCTATCAGGTAGCTCTTTCTCATCCCGCATGGGGAGAAATTGCCAAGGGGTTACTCCCTCATTCTGAGGCATTTTCAACGGCTCATACTGTTAATGGGCAAACCCCCTTATCAGGTGCTTTAGGTATCATCGGCGCAACTGTTATGCCACATAACCTCTACTTACACTCCTCTATTGTGCAAAGCCGAAAACTTAATCACAATAAGAAAGAAGATATTGCAAGAGCTATTCGTTTTTCTACCTTAGATTCCAACATTCAATTAACCGTCGCTTTCTTTGTTAATGCTTTGCTCCTAATCATGGGAGTTGCTGTTTTTAAAACAGGAAGTGTCAAGGATCCTTCATTCTTTGGCTTATTTGACTCCCTATCAAACCCTAATCTTATGAGCAACTCTATACTAGCTCATGTGGCAAGTTCTGGTATTTTATCCTTTTTATTTGCCATAGCCTTATTGGCTTCAGGGCAAAATTCCACCATAACAGGAACGCTGACAGGGCAAATCATTATGGAAGGGTTTATCCATATGAAAGTGCCCATCTGGTTTCGACGGTTAATCACACGGCTCATTTCAGTTATTCCTGTAATCATTTGTGTCCTATTAACAAGCGGAAAGAGCACTGTTGAAGAACATATTGCTATTAATAACTTAATGAATAACTCCCAGGTATTTTTAGCCTTCGCCTTGCCATTTTCAATGTTGCCCTTATTAATATTCACAAACAGTAAAAGTGATATGACAGAAGACTTCAAAAACTCATGGCTTATTAAAACACTGGGTTGGTTCTCTGTCATTAGTCTCATCTTCCTCAATATGAAAGGACTCCCAAACCAAATCGAGGGATTCCTAGGAGACCATCCCAACCATCATCAGCTCCTAATAGCTGATACTATTGCTTATGGTATGATAGTGGCAGTTCTTCTAATTCTCATATGGACCATTTATGAACTCTACAAAGGAAATAAACTCTACCAAATGGCGCAGGCCCATTAA
- a CDS encoding NADH-dependent flavin oxidoreductase encodes MKQLTDRLVSRHGAILDGRVVMPPMLTYSGQEGGFASSETLAYYGARSQAAAMVITEFHYVSETGGPCSRLGFPEQLGIQDDAHIPSIEAIARAIKKDGSKAILQLHHGGQQANGRAAKGLDVLAPSALDFDFLPYPVRELTNQEIDEIINDFGRATKRAIAAGFDGVEIHGANHYLLQQFFSKNSNRRQDSWGGSLEKRMAFPLAVVKEVASVIEAYAPKEFILGYRISPEEIHGEMVGYTYKESMTLIAEVATYGFDYISLSIWGGYDSKPQGSDQSYGQLFKEVVGKDTQILLVGSVFTEAAASEAVEKHTDLIGVGRGTLIDPKFGQKIKEGRGHDIVSEISPQQLENTYWTKGLRQAFSREDSLGLPPLPGQSSIQTS; translated from the coding sequence ATGAAACAATTAACAGATCGCCTTGTCTCGCGTCACGGTGCTATTCTAGATGGGCGAGTGGTTATGCCGCCAATGTTAACGTATTCTGGTCAAGAAGGTGGCTTTGCCAGCTCAGAGACACTTGCTTATTATGGGGCGCGTTCTCAAGCAGCAGCTATGGTGATTACAGAATTTCATTACGTCTCTGAAACTGGTGGCCCTTGCTCAAGGCTAGGTTTTCCAGAACAATTAGGGATTCAAGACGATGCCCATATCCCATCTATTGAGGCTATTGCTAGAGCTATCAAAAAAGATGGCAGTAAGGCTATTCTTCAACTTCATCATGGAGGACAACAAGCCAATGGACGAGCAGCAAAAGGGCTGGATGTTCTAGCACCAAGTGCCTTGGATTTTGATTTTTTACCCTATCCAGTGCGTGAGTTGACCAACCAAGAAATTGACGAAATCATCAACGATTTTGGACGAGCAACTAAACGTGCAATTGCCGCTGGTTTTGATGGGGTGGAAATCCATGGCGCTAATCATTATTTGCTACAACAGTTTTTCTCTAAAAACTCTAACAGACGTCAGGATTCTTGGGGTGGAAGTCTTGAAAAGCGCATGGCTTTCCCATTGGCCGTGGTCAAAGAAGTAGCATCTGTAATTGAAGCTTATGCACCAAAAGAATTTATCCTAGGCTACCGCATCTCACCAGAAGAAATACACGGGGAAATGGTGGGTTATACCTATAAAGAATCCATGACCCTCATTGCTGAAGTTGCAACATATGGTTTTGATTATATTAGCTTATCTATCTGGGGAGGCTATGATAGCAAACCGCAAGGAAGTGATCAGTCTTATGGGCAACTCTTTAAAGAAGTGGTCGGCAAAGACACACAAATTTTACTAGTAGGTTCTGTCTTTACAGAAGCAGCAGCAAGTGAGGCTGTTGAAAAACACACCGATTTAATTGGTGTTGGCCGTGGCACTTTAATTGATCCTAAATTTGGTCAAAAAATCAAAGAAGGAAGAGGGCATGACATTGTGTCAGAAATCTCGCCACAACAATTGGAAAATACCTATTGGACTAAGGGGCTTAGACAGGCCTTTTCGCGTGAAGATTCCCTAGGTTTGCCTCCTCTACCTGGACAAAGTAGCATTCAAACCTCCTAA
- a CDS encoding BglG family transcription antiterminator, translating to MNKRQIEILIDLLERDNYISAAKLAKKHQVSTKTIYTDLDVLEEDLLQKQLKLIKIPRHGLIIEGDLIVKHQLLVTVRNHLSTSLLPSDYSQREGHYLRKLLLENDNCSILDLAMDFFLSETSVRRDLDRLEKLVSDHHLALIKEHGCVSIQGDEGKIRSFLRSYLLDHYQLMPGALSASQELSTMFRECDLTQLDKKIQELKALFAISIPQHLEIYVMLDLVINSYRIKNNHYLRAVDVSIEDDLHFIEVYPLASELLSASLDLPVDLLSDDEIKQICLTILSLGYIPMASDNQEFKRLTTDLIDKVSELSGLDFSQDSYLREMINKHMRPMIYRLKNKITIENQTTEEIKKRYSILFNIVWLASKIVTDSYHIDFLDSEIAFLTIYFQIAVEKIEKPLEIVIVCPHGLATSELIFNTLRRLISPYDHLKKIDFSDVTDELVQDVDMIISSVELRQLSCNYILVSPVPSQFEVDKIQNFYHSLTDGNRKILSVVKDKQSINQSMVCDLIQNHIYLNQDCKTYDQVIQFLVNQDSSSELQTAYIDSIFQREHLGSTSVYTGIALPHANPRTVGKSGLKLLTLKQPIVWGANKVKVVMLISIKEGEEELYKDALIYLYSKIDDQHFIDQLVTATTTQEFMTRLFREE from the coding sequence ATGAATAAGAGACAAATTGAAATTCTTATTGACTTACTAGAAAGAGATAACTATATCAGTGCGGCAAAATTAGCCAAAAAGCATCAGGTTTCAACAAAAACAATTTATACTGATTTGGATGTTTTAGAAGAAGACCTTTTGCAAAAGCAGCTGAAGCTCATTAAAATTCCTAGGCATGGTCTCATTATTGAGGGGGACCTTATTGTAAAACATCAGCTCCTTGTGACAGTTCGAAACCATCTCAGCACTAGCTTATTGCCTAGTGACTATTCTCAAAGGGAAGGCCATTATTTAAGAAAGTTACTTTTGGAAAATGACAACTGTTCGATTTTAGATTTGGCCATGGATTTCTTTTTAAGTGAAACATCTGTCAGAAGGGATCTTGATAGGCTGGAAAAATTAGTATCAGATCACCATTTGGCATTAATAAAAGAACATGGTTGTGTCTCTATTCAAGGTGATGAAGGTAAAATTAGGTCTTTTTTAAGGTCTTATTTACTGGATCATTATCAGTTGATGCCAGGAGCATTAAGTGCATCTCAAGAATTAAGCACAATGTTTCGTGAATGTGATTTAACTCAATTAGACAAAAAAATTCAAGAATTAAAAGCCTTATTTGCCATATCTATTCCCCAACACCTAGAAATTTATGTGATGCTTGATTTAGTCATTAACAGTTACAGGATTAAAAACAATCACTATCTCAGAGCGGTTGATGTTAGTATTGAGGATGATTTGCATTTTATCGAAGTGTACCCTCTAGCTAGTGAATTGTTAAGTGCTAGTTTAGACTTACCGGTTGACTTATTAAGTGATGATGAAATAAAGCAAATCTGTTTGACCATTCTATCCTTAGGTTATATTCCAATGGCCAGTGACAATCAGGAATTTAAACGCTTGACGACAGATTTGATTGATAAAGTCAGTGAACTTTCAGGGCTTGATTTTTCTCAAGACTCTTACTTGAGAGAGATGATTAATAAACACATGAGGCCGATGATTTATCGCCTGAAGAATAAAATAACAATTGAGAATCAGACAACAGAAGAAATTAAGAAAAGGTATTCAATCTTGTTTAACATTGTCTGGCTAGCATCAAAAATTGTTACGGATAGTTACCATATTGATTTTTTGGATTCAGAGATTGCTTTTTTGACCATTTATTTTCAAATTGCTGTTGAAAAAATTGAGAAACCACTTGAAATTGTTATTGTCTGCCCACACGGTTTAGCCACATCGGAATTAATTTTCAACACACTAAGGCGTCTTATTTCCCCTTATGATCATCTTAAAAAAATCGATTTTTCAGATGTGACAGATGAGCTGGTGCAAGATGTTGATATGATTATCAGCTCAGTTGAATTAAGACAGTTAAGCTGCAATTACATTCTAGTAAGTCCTGTTCCGAGTCAATTTGAAGTTGACAAAATCCAGAATTTTTACCATTCACTGACAGATGGCAATAGGAAGATTTTATCTGTGGTTAAGGATAAACAGTCTATTAATCAATCTATGGTTTGTGATTTAATTCAAAATCACATTTACCTAAACCAAGACTGTAAGACTTATGATCAGGTGATTCAATTTTTAGTCAATCAGGATAGTAGCAGTGAGTTGCAGACGGCTTATATAGACTCGATTTTTCAAAGAGAACATTTAGGAAGTACCAGTGTTTATACCGGAATTGCCTTGCCACATGCCAATCCAAGGACAGTTGGAAAATCAGGTTTGAAATTACTGACCTTAAAGCAGCCGATTGTTTGGGGAGCAAACAAGGTGAAGGTGGTTATGTTGATTTCCATAAAAGAAGGCGAAGAGGAGCTTTATAAGGATGCATTAATTTACCTCTATTCCAAGATTGATGATCAGCATTTTATTGACCAACTAGTAACAGCAACAACGACACAAGAGTTTATGACACGTTTATTTAGGGAGGAATGA
- a CDS encoding PTS sugar transporter subunit IIA — MTDELLFLQVSEIKEKNEALTFLSQQLTQQGYVTEGFTDAIIAREAVFPTGLQFEDYGVAIPHTDSDYVRETKIAIMTLKEPVPFIQMATENQTVEVRVIIMLAIKDAHTQLDMLQRIIGFLQDPETVSTLLSYSAEQKEDVLQLLSHFHII; from the coding sequence ATGACTGACGAATTACTATTTTTACAGGTTTCAGAAATAAAGGAAAAAAATGAGGCCTTAACCTTTTTGAGTCAGCAGTTAACCCAACAAGGTTATGTCACAGAAGGTTTTACAGATGCCATTATTGCAAGGGAAGCTGTTTTTCCGACGGGGCTTCAATTTGAAGATTACGGGGTAGCTATTCCTCACACCGATTCAGATTATGTTAGGGAGACTAAAATTGCAATCATGACCCTAAAAGAGCCAGTGCCTTTTATTCAAATGGCCACTGAAAACCAGACTGTTGAGGTACGGGTTATTATCATGCTTGCTATTAAGGATGCACACACACAATTAGATATGTTGCAAAGGATTATTGGATTTTTACAAGATCCAGAAACGGTTTCGACCTTGCTTTCCTATTCAGCAGAGCAAAAAGAGGACGTCTTACAATTGTTATCACATTTTCATATTATTTAG
- a CDS encoding PTS galactitol transporter subunit IIC has translation MLHFLQRFIDLGAIVVLPILIFIFGLLLGTKPRKAFNAGITVGIGFVGLNLVIELLSGSLGKAAQAMVERFGLQLTTLDVGWPAAAAISYGTLLGSLAIPLGIAINLLLLFMGWTKTLMVDMWNFWHAAFVASLVYAVTHDFALGLYAMIAYQVMIYLLADIIAPAIKKFYGFPNITFPHGTSAPGFLVAIPLNWLFDRIPGFNKIEADPETIQQKFGIFGESTVMGLLIGLVIGVLAGYDIQGISQLSVKTAAVMLLMPRMVSILMEGLAPISEAANNFVQKRFPGREVNIGMDSALSVGHPAVLSSSLILVPITILLAVVLPGNKTLPFGDLATIPFVVCLMAAVFRGNIIRTVIGGSLYMVSILYITSWAAPLVTASAKAAKFNLDGHSSITAMAEGGLWPTGLFIFAANHLPWLLISVILLVSLAGLFYVNKVVSKQREV, from the coding sequence ATGTTACATTTTTTGCAGAGATTTATTGATCTAGGAGCAATTGTGGTTTTGCCAATATTAATATTTATTTTTGGCTTATTATTAGGAACCAAACCCAGAAAAGCATTTAATGCTGGAATTACTGTAGGGATAGGGTTTGTAGGTTTAAATTTGGTTATTGAGTTATTATCAGGAAGCCTAGGTAAAGCTGCACAAGCAATGGTTGAACGTTTTGGTTTGCAATTAACAACCCTTGATGTGGGCTGGCCAGCAGCGGCAGCTATCTCCTATGGAACTCTTTTAGGAAGTTTAGCTATTCCACTTGGGATTGCTATTAACTTGCTGTTATTATTTATGGGGTGGACAAAGACCTTGATGGTGGATATGTGGAATTTCTGGCATGCCGCTTTTGTGGCTTCTCTAGTCTACGCAGTGACGCATGATTTTGCCTTGGGCTTGTATGCCATGATTGCTTATCAGGTTATGATTTATTTATTGGCAGATATTATTGCTCCTGCAATTAAGAAGTTCTATGGTTTTCCAAATATTACTTTCCCACATGGAACCTCAGCACCTGGTTTTCTGGTTGCCATTCCCCTAAACTGGCTTTTTGATAGAATTCCTGGTTTTAATAAGATTGAAGCTGATCCAGAAACCATTCAACAGAAATTTGGGATTTTTGGTGAAAGTACTGTCATGGGCTTGCTTATCGGCTTGGTTATTGGTGTTTTAGCTGGTTATGATATTCAAGGGATTTCACAACTTTCTGTTAAAACAGCCGCTGTTATGTTGCTAATGCCACGTATGGTTTCAATTTTAATGGAAGGTTTAGCACCTATCTCAGAAGCAGCAAACAACTTTGTTCAAAAACGCTTTCCAGGTAGAGAAGTTAATATTGGTATGGACTCTGCCTTATCAGTGGGGCATCCAGCTGTTTTGTCAAGCTCCCTTATTTTAGTTCCAATTACAATTTTATTAGCTGTTGTCTTACCTGGGAATAAAACACTTCCGTTTGGGGACTTGGCAACTATTCCATTTGTTGTTTGTTTGATGGCAGCAGTTTTTAGAGGCAATATTATTAGAACCGTGATAGGTGGCTCTCTCTACATGGTATCCATTTTATACATCACTTCTTGGGCAGCACCATTAGTAACAGCTTCTGCTAAAGCAGCTAAATTTAATTTGGATGGACATTCAAGTATTACAGCTATGGCTGAGGGTGGCTTGTGGCCGACAGGACTCTTTATTTTTGCGGCTAATCATCTGCCTTGGTTGCTTATCAGCGTCATTTTATTAGTCTCTTTAGCTGGTTTATTCTATGTTAATAAAGTTGTGTCAAAACAACGTGAGGTATAA
- a CDS encoding PTS sugar transporter subunit IIB — MKKMLIMCGSGIATSTIVMGKVKQWLTEKGYDQEVQLFQSKIAEEINHIGDYDIVISTTVVPDAVKDHVIMGLPLLTGIGVDGLWAEVTKKIEA, encoded by the coding sequence ATGAAAAAAATGTTAATCATGTGTGGTTCAGGCATTGCCACATCAACAATTGTGATGGGAAAAGTGAAACAATGGCTAACAGAAAAAGGCTATGACCAAGAGGTGCAACTCTTCCAATCTAAAATTGCGGAAGAAATTAATCATATTGGTGATTATGATATTGTGATATCAACGACGGTTGTTCCAGATGCTGTTAAAGATCACGTTATCATGGGCTTACCGCTGTTAACAGGTATCGGTGTTGATGGCTTATGGGCTGAGGTAACAAAAAAAATAGAGGCTTAA
- a CDS encoding class II fructose-bisphosphate aldolase, producing the protein MKATMRTLLRQAKEGHFAIPAMNYLDFASAKAFLDASQEKNLPLILAFAESHSKWLPLEEAARIGTYLQECSKTPVVLHLDHGQTIAFIKKAILLGFNSVMIDASLDSFEENVRKTKEIMAFAHKYGVDVEAEIGFVGANANLENHSVAGSVYTSLDDACTFYQETQVDSLAISIGTAHGLYQGTPHIDFARLAEISKALPIPLVLHGGSSSGDGNLNRCAKNGISKINIFSDVISAAYKVKDNHDSKDYPTLVLGMQKAMKEVLLHYYDIFETQEVKNGERGHQS; encoded by the coding sequence ATGAAAGCAACTATGAGAACACTCCTAAGGCAAGCAAAAGAAGGTCACTTTGCTATACCGGCAATGAATTACCTTGATTTTGCCAGTGCAAAAGCCTTTCTAGATGCCAGTCAAGAAAAAAATCTCCCTTTGATTTTGGCATTTGCTGAAAGTCATAGCAAGTGGTTACCCTTAGAAGAGGCTGCGAGGATTGGAACTTACCTTCAAGAATGCTCTAAAACCCCTGTGGTTTTGCATCTTGATCATGGGCAGACTATTGCTTTCATTAAAAAGGCTATTTTACTTGGTTTTAATTCTGTTATGATTGATGCTTCGCTAGACTCTTTTGAGGAAAATGTCAGAAAAACAAAAGAAATTATGGCTTTTGCGCACAAATATGGGGTTGATGTGGAAGCAGAAATTGGTTTTGTAGGAGCCAATGCTAATCTTGAGAATCACAGCGTGGCGGGGTCTGTTTACACAAGTTTAGACGATGCCTGTACTTTTTATCAAGAGACTCAAGTGGATTCCTTAGCAATCTCAATAGGTACAGCTCATGGTCTATATCAGGGGACACCCCATATTGATTTTGCCAGATTAGCAGAGATTTCAAAAGCCTTGCCAATTCCTTTAGTTTTACATGGTGGCTCCTCATCGGGAGATGGTAATTTAAACCGGTGTGCTAAAAATGGTATTTCAAAAATAAATATCTTTTCAGACGTTATTTCAGCTGCCTACAAGGTCAAAGATAATCATGACAGCAAAGATTATCCGACTTTAGTTTTAGGAATGCAAAAGGCGATGAAAGAAGTCTTATTACATTATTATGATATTTTTGAAACCCAGGAGGTGAAAAATGGTGAAAGAGGTCATCAAAGCTAA